From Triticum aestivum cultivar Chinese Spring chromosome 4A, IWGSC CS RefSeq v2.1, whole genome shotgun sequence, a single genomic window includes:
- the LOC123085683 gene encoding uncharacterized protein codes for MAPPLLLRILFLLAVTAAASAAARREAFRRDPGHEHWHHGAFHDVEESVRADVRRMLHTRAEVPFQVPLEVNVVLIGFNGDGGYRYPLDGHKLEQFLKMSFPLHRPSCFETGEPIDIEHHIMYNVIAAGQPELISLEKSLKEAMVSAGTARESEYGREFPLFEVEATVVEPIFERLYSFIFDMEPGRSATEMDRPVPVAIFVVNFDKVRMDPRNKGVDLDSLMYSKINGLTEQELKKQEADYIYRYRYNGGGATQVWLSSGRFVVIDLSAGPCTYGKIESEEGSVSYRSMPRLSNIIFPRGLAAPSASSTQDIFVGQLAGLISTTIEHVIAPDIRFETVDMTLRLLVPIIVLQNHNRYNILQAGHNNSIDVKAIEREVKKIVHAGQEVIVISGSHALHEHEKLAVAVSKAMRSHSLHETKSDGRFHVRTKTYLDGAILKEEMERSADVLSAGLLEVSDPSLSSRFFLKQHWMDEQDNVQDSIKHKPIWESYMPRNKKEKRGAGKKKHGAMYRTYGTRVIPVFVLSLADFDAELMMEEESLVWTSKDVVIVLEHNNKMIPLSYVSETTRQFAYPSLAQRHILAGLASAVGGLSAPYERASRIHERPIVNWLWSAGCHPFGPFSNSSQISQILQDVALRTTIYARVDAALRKIRDTSESVQSFASDHLKTPLGEPVKGNKNKSSTELWVEKFYKKVTTMPEPFPHGLVERLEEYLDRLEEQLVDLSSLLYDHRLVDASQNSSDILQSTIFTEQYVERVLSAERDKMKCCSIEYSHPKQSSQAFVYGGILLAGFLVYSLVIFFSSPVR; via the exons atggcgcctcccctcctcctccgcatcctcttcctcctcgcagTCACCGCCGCCGCGTCGGCAGCGGCGCGGCGAGAGGCGTTCCGTCGGGACCCCGGGCACGAGCACTGGCACCACGGCGCCTTCCACGACGTCGAGGAAAGCGTCCGCGCCGACGTTCGCCGCATGCTCCACACCCGCGCAGAG GTTCCATTTCAAGTGCCCCTCGAGGTTAACGTTGTTCTGATTGGTTTCAACGGTGATGGAGGGTATAGATACCCTTTGGATGGGCACAAGCTTGAGCAATTCCTAAAGATGAGCTTTCCACTCCATAGGCCCTCTTGTTTCGAGACAGGGGAGCCAATTGATATTGAGCACCATATCATGTATAATGTCATAGCG GCTGGACAACCAGAGCTTATTTCGCTTGAGAAGTCACTGAAGGAGGCTATGGTTTCTGCAGGAACTGCGAGAGAG AGTGAATATGGTAGGGAATTCCCTCTCTTTGAGGTAGAAGCAACTGTAGTGGAACCTATATTCGAGAGGCTATactcatttatttttgatatggaGCCTGGTCGCTCTGCAACTGAGATGGATAGGCCTGTACCTGTTGCAATATTTGTTGTTAATTTTGATAAG GTCAGAATGGATCCTCGGAACAAAGGAGTTGATCTTGACAGTTTAATGTATAGTAAAATTAATGGACTGACAGAACAAGAGCTAAAAAAGCAAGAAGCGGATTACATCTACCGTTACCGGTACAATGGAGGTGGAGCAACTCAAGTTTGGCTGAGTTCTGGAAG ATTTGTTGTAATAGATCTGTCAGCAGGCCCTTGTACATATGGGAAAATAGAAAGTGAAGAAGGCAGTGTTAGTTATAGGTCAATGCCGCGGCTGTCAAATATAATCTTCCCAAGAGGACTTGCTGCTCCAAGTGCCAGTTCAACACAAGATATTTTTGTTGGGCAGCTTGCAGGTTTAATTTCAACCACCATTGAGCACGTAATAGCTCCTGATATCAG GTTTGAAACTGTTGACATGACATTGAGGTTGCTTGTACCTATCATTGTGCTACAGAACCACAATAGGTACAATATTCTTCAAGCTGGCCACAACAACAGTATAGATGTTAAAGCTATTGAAAGAGAG GTAAAGAAGATCGTCCATGCTGGGCAGGAGGTTATAGTAATTTCTGGTTCGCATGCACTGCATGAGCATGAAAAGTTAGCTGTTGCGGTCTCCAAAGCAATGCGTAGTCATTCTCTTCATGAAACAAAGAGTGATGGTCGATTTCACGTCCGTACCAAAACATACTTGGATGGAGCAATACTCAAAGAG GAAATGGAACGTTCTGCCGATGTGCTGTCGGCTGGTTTATTGGAAGTCTCGGATCCTTCCCTCTCAAGTAGATTCTTCCTGAAGCAG CATTGGATGGATGAGCAAGATAATGTACAAGATTCTATCAAGCACAAGCCTATTTGGGAATCTTACATGCccagaaataagaaagaaaaacgAGGAGCTGGAAAAAAGAAACATGGAGCCATGTACAGAACTTATGGAACCAGAGTGATTCCAGT CTTTGTATTATCATTGGCTGATTTTGATGCTGAACTTATGATGGAAGAGGAAAGCCTTGTTTGGACAAGTAAAGATGTTGTCATTGTATTGGAGCATAACAATAAAATGATTCCTCTAAG CTACGTGTCAGAAACAACTAGGCAGTTTGCGTATCCATCTCTAGCACAGCGTCACATCTTGGCTGGTTTGGCTTCCGCAGTTGGAGGTCTGAGTGCACCGTATGAACGGGCATCGCGTATTCATGAAAGACCAATTGTGAACTGGCTATGGTCTGCTGGATGTCATCCTTTTGGACCATTCTCAAACTCCTCTCAGATCAGTCAAATCCTTCAGGACGTTGCACTG AGAACTACAATCTATGCCCGGGTTGATGCAGCTCTTCGCAAAATAAGGGACACATCAGAG TCCGTTCAATCATTTGCGTCAGATCATCTTAAGACGCCATTAGGAGAACCTGTCAAAGGTAATAAAAACAAGTCTAGCACTGAGTTATGGGTAGAGAAATTCTATAAGAAGGTGACCACAATGCCGGAGCCTTTCCCCCATGGCCTTGTTGAACGTTTAGAAGAGTACCTGGAT aggcttgagGAACAACTTGTGGATCTATCTTCATTGCTGTATGACCACCGTCTGGTTGATGCTTCTCAAAACAGTTCCGACATCCTTCAGAGCACTATATTTACAGAACA GTATGTAGAACGTGTTCTTTCTGCGGAGAGAGACAAGATGAAGTGCTGCAGCATTGAATATAGTCACCCGAAACAGTCATCCCAGGCTTTTGTCTATGGAGGGATCCTTCTGGCTGGATTTCTTGTCTACTCATTGGTTATTTTCTTCTCTTCACCAGTTCGATAA
- the LOC123081892 gene encoding UPF0481 protein At3g47200: protein MAMEDDENATQKSRFFRDARVEAMQRRVDEVHAEAEDPCTIFRLPAAVRERHPDLYEPKVVSVGPYYHGRAGLAAAQQHKWRLLRDFLSRANGKGLGAYLRCASALEADARRCYAEGFDAVGADDFAEMLVLDGCFLLEFFLRKGEGQLAAPGGAKWAWQHMYHDVLLLENQIPFFVVEKLHAIAFPGEDGGPDSEGLLDIFCKALAGDLPSSRAIRPRSGKTIHHLLHLHYECNVRSASADASDAKGRSNGKADANGASSLAVWKQSPVPSPRSSDGAVKGRLTSMVPQAAKMEEAGVTFKRKATPRDMFDVSFRYGVLHMPAFVVDEAAKVLLANLVAFEQGGGRAARQLDGGNLVTGFVALVGSLVNTTRDVEVLRRCGVMHCMLTHDEAVRYFSHVVQYTTMDYDRHLLACLFRDIREHCQWSR from the coding sequence ATGGCCATGGAGGACGACGAGAACGCGACCCAGAAGAGCCGCTTCTTCCGCGACGCGCGCGTGGAGGCCATGCAGCGGCGCGTGGACGAGGTGCACGCGGAGGCCGAGGACCCCTGCACCATCTTCCGCCTCCCCGCGGCCGTGCGCGAGCGCCACCCCGACCTGTACGAGCCCAAGGTCGTGTCCGTGGGGCCCTACTACCACGGCCGCGCCGGGCTCGCCGCCGCGCAGCAGCACAAGTGGCGCCTCCTGCGCGACTTCCTGTCGCGGGCAAACGGGAAGGGGCTGGGCGCCTACTTGCGCTGCGCGAGCGCGCTCGAGGCCGACGCGCGGCGGTGCTACGCGGAGGGGTTCGACGCCGTGGGAGCCGACGACTTCGCGGAGATGCTGGTGCTCGACGGCTGCTTCCTGCTCGAGTTCTTCCTGCGGAAGGGCGAGGGCCAGCTCGCCGCGCCCGGGGGCGCCAAGTGGGCGTGGCAGCACATGTACCACGACGTCCTCCTGCTCGAGAACCAGATCCCCTTCTTCGTCGTCGAGAAGCTGCACGCCATCGCCTTCCCCGGCGAGGACGGCGGGCCCGACAGCGAGGGGCTCCTCGACATCTTCTGCAAGGCCCTGGCCGGCGACCTGCCGTCGAGCCGCGCCATCCGGCCGCGGAGCGGCAAGACGATACACCACCTCCTGCACCTGCACTACGAGTGCAACGTCCGCAGCGCGTCCGCGGACGCCAGCGACGCCAAGGGGCGCAGCAACGGCAAGGCCGACGCCAACGGCGCCTCGTCGCTGGCCGTGTGGAAGCAGTCGCCGGTCCCGTCCCCGCGCTCCAGCGACGGCGCCGTGAAGGGCCGGCTGACGTCGATGGTCCCGCAGGCGGCCAAGATGGAGGAGGCCGGCGTGACGTTCAAGAGGAAGGCGACCCCGCGCGACATGTTCGACGTGAGCTTCCGGTACGGCGTGCTGCACATGCCGGCGTTCGTGGTGGACGAGGCCGCCAAGGTGCTGCTGGCCAACCTGGTGGCGTTCGAGCAGGGCGGCGGCCGCGCCGCCAGGCAGCTGGACGGGGGCAACCTGGTGACGGGGTTCGTGGCGCTGGTGGGGTCCCTGGTGAACACGACGAGGGACGTGGAGGTGCTCCGGCGGTGTGGCGTCATGCACTGCATGCTCACCCACGACGAGGCCGTCAGGTACTTCAGCCACGTGGTGCAATACACGACCATGGACTACGaccgccacctgctcgcctgcttgttCCGAGACATCCGAGAGCACTGCCAGTGGAGCCGATGA